In bacterium, the following are encoded in one genomic region:
- a CDS encoding GTP-binding protein, which yields MAKAKFERTKPHMNVGTIGHVDHGKTTLTSAITRVLAHKGQAEYMDFWSIDKAPEEKERGITIAVAHVEYETANRHYAHIDCPGHADYVKNMI from the coding sequence ATGGCCAAGGCGAAGTTTGAGCGGACGAAGCCGCACATGAACGTGGGGACGATCGGGCACGTGGACCACGGGAAGACGACGCTGACGAGCGCGATAACGCGGGTGCTGGCGCACAAGGGCCAGGCGGAGTACATGGATTTCTGGTCCATCGACAAGGCGCCGGAGGAGAAGGAGCGGGGGATAACGATCGCGGTGGCGCACGTGGAATACGAGACGGCGAACCGGCACTACGCGCACATCGACTGTCCGGGGCACGCGGACTACGTGAAGAACATGATC